The following are from one region of the Apostichopus japonicus isolate 1M-3 chromosome 17, ASM3797524v1, whole genome shotgun sequence genome:
- the LOC139984437 gene encoding uncharacterized protein gives MVYFEKNVSWKEQPTVALELSKPQEGYDEKQEKADIHETFLYNEKREEGDIHATFMYDEKSEEANIGATFLYNEKCEEAVIRAAFLYDEDFAKRPFLNPMRPRYLVKWEELSDITDHGLNLDQNESWEVNDMFHTNEINFDYKSTFDKTLPEYTTILVREDTLEYKLRLERACRLADEIEAKKRADQAFQASQPKKRKRKPRRSIKRDECPY, from the exons ATGGTTTATTTCGAAAAAAATGTCAGCTGGAAAGAACAACCGACTGTCGCCCTTGAACTGAGCAAACCCCAAGAAGGATACGATGAGAAGCAAGAAAAAGCAGATATCCACG AAACCTTCCTGTACAATGAGAAACGCGAAGAAGGAGATATTCACG CAACCTTCATGTACGATGAGAAAAGCGAAGAAGCAAATATTGGCG CAACCTTCCTGTACAATGAGAAATGCGAAGAAGCAGTTATTCGTG CCGCGTTCCTGTACGATGAAGACTTTGCCAAGCGGCCATTCCTAAACCCAATGAGACCGCGATACCTTGTCAAGTGGGAGGAGCTTAGTGACATAACTGACCACGGTCTAAATTTAGATCAG AATGAAAGCTGGGAAGTCAACGATATGTTTCATACTAACGAGATAAACTTTGATTACAAATCAACCTTTGACAAGACTCTGCCCGAGTACAC GACCATACTGGTGAGGGAAGATACACTAGAGTATAAATTAAGATTGGAGAGGGCCTGCCGTCTTGCGGATGAGATCGAAGCGAAAAAGAGAGCCGATCAAGCTTTCCAGGCCAGTCAACCAAAAAAACGAAAAAGGAAACCTCGTCGTTCAATCAAACGGGATGAATGCCCTTATTAa
- the LOC139984438 gene encoding uncharacterized protein — protein MTVTRQQGTDSGTFTMAMAVNDEAQIVLDRISRILGEVERLLTDNDNASEAKERLLQAKRNLERINASIDEHRFNSIAAVLDQLLSIADAQAQPDGTLQAQSGSQSNGHIYQPVSVADHGRRGRPRLEIPFEQLRYLYEKGYSAKRMAQHFKCSVAAVYKLLYQHGMKMRQRYTNMSEEDLTANITNLSKQHPNSGTEMINGYLRSQGILVPRQKIRSMLRTADPVGTASRWGRTVARRTYFVPTPNSLWHIDGHMKLIRWGFVTHGGIDGYSRMVVYLNCSTTNQADVVQRSFVQAAKRYGLPSRVRSDYGSENIDVALLMNLLRGSGRGSHITGQSVHNERIERLWRDVHKDVTSTFYKEFYKLEDNDLLHIDSPTEMFALKFVYLDEINQLLEQFRNGWNSHKIRTEQSRTPHQIWLDGFLENTNSTATVVREMFQEEDDNLEAKLCSLLEANDEEGSEQTVGRTVSMDGVDSHSIEGLDNDQMQQLRNAVDNTNGGSKLKYRRCVTILNEMLR, from the exons ATGACAGTGACGAGACAACAGGGTACGGATAGCGGTACTTTCACCATGGCGATGGCTGTAAATGATGAAGCACAGATCGTTCTTGACAGAATTTCTCGGATTTTGGGCGAAGTAGAGCGGCTCTTAACTGACAATGACAATGCTTCTGAAGCGAAAGAACGTCTTCTCCAAGCAAAGAGAAATTTAGAACGGATTAACGCGAGCATCGATGAGCACAGGTTCAATTCTATAGCAGCTGTGCTAGATCAGCTCCTTTCTATCGCAGACGCACAGGCACAGCCAGACGGAACGTTGCAGGCACAATCGGGGAGCCAGTCTAATGGGCACATTTACCAGCCTGTTTCTGTCGCCGACCATG GTCGAAGAGGAAGGCCGAGATTGGAAATACCATTTGAGCAGTTGCGTTACCTGTATGAAAAGGGTTATTCTGCAAAGAGAATGGCGCAACATTTTAAGTGTTCAGTTGCTGCTGTGTACAAGCTCCTTTACCAACATGGGATGAAAATGAGACAACGTTACACAAACATGAGTGAAGAAGACCTAACAGCCAATATTACTAACTTGAGTAAGCAGCACCCAAATAGTGGCACAGAG ATGATAAATGGATACCTTAGGAGCCAAGGAATTCTGGTCCCACGGCAAAAAATTCGCTCCATGTTGCGTACAGCTGATCCGGTGGGAACTGCCAGTAGATGGGGAAGGACCGTGGCCAGAAGAACTTACTTTGTTCCAACACCCAACAGTCTTTGGCATATAGATGGCCATATGAAACTCATTAG ATGGGGATTTGTGACACATGGTGGCATCGACGGTTATTCACGCATGGTTGTGTACCTAAATTGTTCTACAACTAACCAGGCTGATGTTGTTCAGAGATCATTTGTGCAAGCTGCCAAAAGGTATGGTCTTCCCTCCCGTGTCAGGTCAGACTATGGCAGTGAAAACATTGATGTTGCCCTTCTCATGAATTTGTTAAGAGGAAGTGGACGGGGAAGCCACATCACTGGACAATCAGTACATAATGAAAGAATCGAGCGTCTGTGGCGAGATGTTCACAAGGATGTCACTTCAACTTTTTATAAAGAATTTTATAAATTAGAAGACAATGACCTCTTACACATTGACAGCCCCACAGAAATGTTTGCACTTAAATTTGTCTATCTGGATGAAATCAATCAGCTCCTGGAACAGTTCAGAAATGGGTGGAACAGCCATAAAATTAGAACAGAGCAAAGTAGAACACCTCATCAAATTTGGCTAGATGGTTTTCTAGAGAACACAAACTCAACAGCAACAGTAGTAAGGGAGATGTTTCAAGAGGAAGATGACAACCTAGAAGCAAAATTGTGTTCTCTCTTGGAGGCTAATGATGAAGAAGGCAGTGAGCAAACAGTGGGAAGAACTGTATCCATGGATGGTGTTGACAGTCACTCAATAGAAGGTCTTGACAACGATCAGATGCAGCAACTGAGAAATGCAGTGGACAACACCAATGGAGGTAGCAAATTGAAATACAGAAGATGTGTCACCATCCTAAATGAAATGTTGCGATGA